Within Pueribacillus theae, the genomic segment AAGTTGTACATGACTTGGGAAGTCTTTGGGCAACAGCTGAAAACATGCTCAAACGCCCCATCGATCCTCTCGATCCGCAATTGCTTGAAAAATTAAGTACGGTTAGCTAAAGGATGAATGAACATGAGCCGGGAAAATAAAAAACCAATTACAATTGTTACCGGATGCTTAGGAAGCGGCAAAACAACACTATTGCAAAACATTTTAAAAGCTCCTGAGCTTTCGGAAAGTACTGGCGTAATCGTGAACGAATTTGGAAAAGTGGGGCTCGATCACCATTTGCTTCGAAAAGCCGATGAAAAAACGATTTTATTAAGCGGTGGCTGTATTTGCTGCAACTCAAGGGAAGACCTTGAACAAGAACTGAAATCTCTCCTATATATGGACGAGAAAGATCATAAGCAAAAATTGAATCGTGTCATCATCGAGACGACAGGGCTGGCTGATCCCGCACCGATTCTATTCACGATCGCTACAAACCCAATTCTTCAACATCATTTCTATATTGATTGTGTCATTACAACAGTAGATGCTGAAAACGGTCTACTCCAAATAAAAAATAGTCCAGAACTGATTAAACAAGTAACAGTTGCAGACAAGATTGTGCTCACAAAAACCGACATTGCGAAGGCTGGACAATTAAACGAATTAAAAAATAGATTGAAGGAATTTAATCCTTCTGCAGAATTTATTGAAGTGATACATGGTAACGCAAATCCGAAAATTATCGAAGGCAACACATCAACTGATTATCTTGATCATATAAAAAATGTAAACAAACCTATCGTTTCTGACAATAATAGCAACATTCAATCCATTTCATTTACCTTCAGCAACCCTTTGAACTGGACGGCCTTTGGGCTATGGTTAAGCATGTTGCTGCATGCTAATGGCGAAAACGTATTACGGGTAAAAGGCTTGCTAGATGTCGGTGAGAAGGGACCAATTGTCTTGAACGGTGTGCAGCATATT encodes:
- a CDS encoding CobW family GTP-binding protein — encoded protein: MSRENKKPITIVTGCLGSGKTTLLQNILKAPELSESTGVIVNEFGKVGLDHHLLRKADEKTILLSGGCICCNSREDLEQELKSLLYMDEKDHKQKLNRVIIETTGLADPAPILFTIATNPILQHHFYIDCVITTVDAENGLLQIKNSPELIKQVTVADKIVLTKTDIAKAGQLNELKNRLKEFNPSAEFIEVIHGNANPKIIEGNTSTDYLDHIKNVNKPIVSDNNSNIQSISFTFSNPLNWTAFGLWLSMLLHANGENVLRVKGLLDVGEKGPIVLNGVQHIIHPPDHLKEWPDEERLSHLIFILRSIEPDAVSTSLKTFQRFLGTEAELLEVNSSL